The window GGGCGCACATACAGAGAGACTTTTCTGTTTAACGTCCTACAACATCCCTTCCTCGGAAAAACTAAAGAACGCCGCGCTCCCGAGGATCACGTGATCGGTCACAGGGATGCCGAGCAGTGCGCCCGCCTCCTTGAGTGTGCGCGTGAGCCGGTGATCCTCCGCGCTCGGCGCAGGGTCGCCGCTCGGATGGTTGTGCGCGAGGATGATGTGCGCCGCACCGCAGCGGATCGCCGGCTCGTACACCTCGCGCGGATGAACAAGCGTATGCGTGAGCGTGCCGACGGAAATATCCGCGACCATCAGCACCTCGTTCTTCGAGGTGAGCGGCAGGACGAGGAAATGCTCGCGCTTCTGCCCATGGCAGCGCGAGCGCAGCAGTTCATAGACATCCGCCGCCGCGCGGATGCGCGGGCGGCGCTGCGCCGTCTGCTGTGCGCGTCTGCCCAGTTCGAGCGCAGCGAGTACGGTCGCCGCCTTTGCCATGCCGATGCCGGGGATGCGCGCGAACTCGGCGGCGGGCATCGCAAGGATCGCGGAGAGTCCCATCTCGCGAAACCGCGCGACAATGCCGTGCGCCAGTTCGAGCACGTTCTCCCCCGCGCGTCCCGTCCGGAGGAGAATCGCAAGCAGTTCCGCATCGCTGAGTGCCAATGCGCCGCGCTCGATCAGGCGCTCGCGTGGGCGTTCCCCCTGCGGCAGCTCACGCAGATTCATCGCCGTCCTCCATCGCAATCCCCGCCGTCCGTGCCAGTGTCGCAACCGCATGGAGCGGCAGCCCGACGACGTTCGAGAACGAGCCGCAGAGCTCCTCGATGTAGATCGCCGCACGTCCTTGGATCGCGTACGCGCCCGCCTTGCCCATCGGCTCGCCCGTAGCGACGTAGGCGGCGATCTCCGCCGCCGTCATCGGGGCGAAGCGCACAATGCTCTCCACCGCATCCGTATAGGCGTGCCCGTCCTTTACCCACGCAATCCCCGTGAGTACGGTATGCTGCCGCCCTTCGAGCAAGGAGAGCACATGACGTGCCTCGGCGGCATCGCGT of the Selenomonas dianae genome contains:
- the radC gene encoding RadC family protein — its product is MNLRELPQGERPRERLIERGALALSDAELLAILLRTGRAGENVLELAHGIVARFREMGLSAILAMPAAEFARIPGIGMAKAATVLAALELGRRAQQTAQRRPRIRAAADVYELLRSRCHGQKREHFLVLPLTSKNEVLMVADISVGTLTHTLVHPREVYEPAIRCGAAHIILAHNHPSGDPAPSAEDHRLTRTLKEAGALLGIPVTDHVILGSAAFFSFSEEGML
- a CDS encoding Maf family protein: MFILASASPRRRALLRQIGAAFVSITPAVDEVRDSEHPRDAVIRNALLKARKVAEEYPDHAILGADTAVVLHGQSFGKPRDAAEARHVLSLLEGRQHTVLTGIAWVKDGHAYTDAVESIVRFAPMTAAEIAAYVATGEPMGKAGAYAIQGRAAIYIEELCGSFSNVVGLPLHAVATLARTAGIAMEDGDESA